A genomic stretch from Terriglobales bacterium includes:
- the der gene encoding ribosome biogenesis GTPase Der, with the protein MTNHIPTIAIVGRPNVGKSTLFNRILGKRRAIVGDEPGITRDRIYGETEWTGRRLRVVDTGGIIPHEKELIPAEIFRQAKVALEESAAVVLVVDGRTELAAPDIELARLLLRTGKPLFLAVNKIDTPRLEAQVEDFRRLGIREAFPVSAEHGTGVAELLDAVLGRIPAPAREGLGEEKAEEVEPAEPSEIKVAIIGRPNVGKSTLLNRLAGVSRAIVSEIPGTTRDAVDEMVERDGHRYRFIDTAGIRRKGKTKLMAEKLSVVMARKHLEAADVALLMIDALEGVTALDANIAGYAHESGRSVIVVVNKWDQVKAGAEAGRASRAVTPREYEQRLRYKLKFLSYAPVLFISALEGRGVEKVFATVEEVAAERRKRVSTGEINRFLKTVDFERAGVPAAKKVKIYYMTQAATSPPTFILFTDRAVKLHFSYQRFLENQIRRAFGFAGTPIWIKNRARR; encoded by the coding sequence ATGACAAACCACATCCCAACCATCGCCATCGTGGGTCGGCCCAACGTGGGCAAGTCCACGCTCTTCAATCGCATCCTGGGGAAGCGGCGGGCCATCGTGGGCGACGAGCCCGGCATCACCCGCGACCGCATCTACGGAGAGACCGAGTGGACAGGACGCAGGCTGCGCGTGGTGGACACCGGCGGCATCATCCCGCACGAGAAAGAGCTCATCCCGGCCGAGATCTTCCGACAAGCCAAGGTTGCCCTGGAAGAGAGCGCGGCGGTAGTCCTGGTGGTGGATGGGCGCACCGAACTGGCCGCGCCGGACATCGAGTTGGCCCGCCTACTGCTGCGCACCGGCAAGCCCTTGTTCCTGGCAGTGAACAAAATCGACACGCCGAGGCTCGAAGCCCAGGTCGAGGACTTTCGGCGGCTGGGCATCCGCGAAGCGTTTCCGGTTTCGGCGGAGCACGGCACGGGCGTGGCTGAACTGCTGGATGCAGTCCTCGGAAGGATCCCGGCTCCAGCGAGGGAAGGACTCGGCGAAGAGAAAGCCGAAGAGGTCGAGCCTGCCGAGCCGAGTGAGATCAAGGTGGCGATCATCGGGCGGCCGAACGTAGGCAAGTCCACACTACTGAACCGGCTCGCGGGAGTTTCCCGCGCCATCGTTTCAGAAATCCCCGGCACCACGCGTGACGCGGTGGACGAAATGGTGGAGCGCGACGGGCATCGCTACCGCTTCATCGACACGGCGGGTATCCGACGCAAGGGCAAGACGAAGCTCATGGCGGAGAAGCTGTCGGTGGTGATGGCGCGCAAACACCTGGAAGCGGCGGACGTGGCCCTGCTCATGATCGACGCCCTCGAAGGTGTGACCGCGCTGGATGCCAATATCGCCGGCTACGCCCATGAAAGCGGGCGCTCGGTCATCGTCGTAGTGAACAAGTGGGACCAGGTGAAAGCCGGGGCCGAAGCCGGCCGCGCCTCCAGGGCGGTAACGCCGAGAGAGTACGAGCAGCGCCTGCGCTACAAGCTGAAGTTCCTGTCCTACGCGCCCGTGCTCTTCATCTCCGCGCTCGAGGGACGCGGGGTGGAGAAAGTCTTCGCTACCGTGGAGGAAGTGGCGGCGGAGCGCAGGAAGCGCGTCTCCACCGGCGAAATCAACCGGTTCCTGAAGACCGTGGACTTCGAGCGCGCGGGAGTGCCGGCCGCCAAAAAGGTGAAGATCTACTACATGACCCAGGCGGCTACCTCGCCACCGACCTTCATCCTGTTCACCGACAGGGCGGTGAAGTTGCACTTCTCCTATCAACGATTCCTGGAGAATCAGATCCGGCGGGCCTTCGGGTTCGCCGGGACGCCTATCTGGATCAAGAACCGCGCGCGGCGGTGA
- a CDS encoding ATP-dependent DNA helicase, which translates to MTTATQPSLYAFFGPGGLLAKTHPAYEFRRGQLEMAQAVEQALAEKRHLIVEAGTGTGKTLAYLLPVIRCGKRVVISTGTKTLQEQLFYKDVPFLEREAGLGKLRVCYMKGRNNYLCRQKLYDLTDRPVLTGLEQVEHYQLIAAWEKTTETGDRAELAALPEASPLWPRLDARAEACTGQKCPQFDRCFITEMHRRAAESDIIIVNHHLFFADLAIRQIPDRARDVGILPEFAAVIFDEAHELEDVASSYFGVTVSDLRFADLVRDIEGTTKLKQAFTPDVKAAAQSVRDRAQFFFALLPPGEGRFAFENRREFLEENGDDYLALLNALGGLASTLEALPERPEEIVRLARRAQELRVQTSFLLESPDRNTVFWIDRRSRSEERRGRADEKRARGPRESATHVFLQATPIDVSQILRECLWEDLETSVLTSATLAVSGNFQYIRRRLGLDHARESVVPSHFDYAGQALLYIPPGLPDPRVPQFAPRAAELIRRTLEITQGRAFCLFTSYAQMRDLYQRLQDQLDFPLFLQGTAPKNALLEEFRQTPGAVLFATSSFWQGVDVQGEQLSCVIIDRLPFAVPGDPVVAARIRAIDEEGGNAFLDYQVPSAVITLKQGFGRLIRSLDDRGLLVLLDNRVLRQRYGTVFLESLPPYRRTTEFADVEAFFQQPAK; encoded by the coding sequence GTGACCACTGCCACGCAGCCTTCGCTGTACGCCTTCTTCGGCCCCGGAGGCCTGCTCGCCAAGACGCATCCCGCCTACGAATTCCGCCGCGGGCAACTGGAGATGGCGCAGGCGGTCGAGCAGGCGCTGGCGGAAAAGCGGCACCTCATCGTCGAAGCCGGCACCGGCACGGGCAAGACGCTGGCCTATCTGCTGCCCGTCATCCGCTGCGGCAAGCGCGTCGTCATCTCCACCGGCACCAAGACCCTGCAGGAACAGCTCTTCTACAAGGACGTTCCGTTCCTGGAGCGTGAAGCCGGACTGGGCAAGCTGCGCGTCTGCTACATGAAAGGGCGGAACAACTACCTCTGCCGGCAGAAGCTCTACGATCTGACCGACCGCCCGGTGCTCACCGGCCTCGAGCAGGTGGAGCACTATCAGCTCATCGCCGCCTGGGAGAAGACGACCGAAACCGGCGACCGTGCCGAGCTGGCGGCGTTGCCGGAAGCCAGCCCTCTGTGGCCGCGCCTCGACGCTCGCGCCGAAGCCTGCACCGGCCAGAAATGCCCGCAGTTCGACCGTTGTTTCATCACGGAGATGCATCGCCGCGCCGCCGAGAGCGACATCATCATCGTGAACCATCATCTGTTCTTCGCCGATCTCGCCATCCGCCAGATTCCCGATCGCGCCCGCGACGTCGGCATCCTGCCGGAATTCGCGGCCGTCATCTTCGACGAGGCTCATGAACTGGAGGACGTAGCCTCCAGCTACTTCGGTGTGACGGTCAGCGACCTCCGCTTCGCTGACCTGGTACGCGACATCGAAGGCACCACCAAGCTCAAGCAGGCCTTCACGCCAGACGTCAAGGCGGCCGCCCAGAGCGTGCGCGATCGCGCGCAATTCTTCTTCGCCCTGCTGCCGCCGGGCGAAGGGCGTTTCGCCTTCGAGAACCGTCGCGAGTTCCTGGAAGAGAACGGCGACGACTACCTGGCCCTGCTCAACGCCCTGGGCGGGTTGGCCTCGACGCTCGAGGCGCTGCCCGAGCGGCCGGAAGAGATCGTCCGGCTGGCGAGGCGGGCGCAGGAGCTGCGCGTACAGACCAGCTTCCTGCTGGAATCGCCCGACCGCAACACGGTTTTTTGGATCGACCGGCGAAGCCGAAGCGAAGAACGAAGAGGCAGGGCCGACGAGAAGCGCGCCCGCGGCCCACGAGAATCGGCCACCCACGTCTTCCTGCAGGCCACGCCCATCGACGTCTCCCAGATTCTGCGCGAGTGCTTGTGGGAAGACCTTGAGACCAGCGTGCTCACCTCGGCCACGCTGGCCGTGAGCGGCAACTTCCAGTACATCCGCCGGCGGCTGGGGCTCGACCACGCGCGTGAGTCGGTCGTACCCTCGCACTTCGACTACGCCGGCCAGGCGCTGCTCTACATCCCTCCGGGTCTGCCCGACCCGCGGGTGCCGCAGTTCGCGCCGCGCGCCGCTGAGCTCATCCGCCGCACGCTTGAGATCACCCAGGGCCGCGCCTTTTGCCTGTTCACCAGCTACGCTCAGATGCGCGACCTTTATCAGCGCCTGCAAGACCAGCTCGATTTCCCGCTGTTCCTGCAGGGCACGGCGCCCAAGAACGCGCTGCTGGAAGAATTCCGCCAGACCCCGGGGGCGGTGTTGTTCGCCACCTCCAGCTTCTGGCAGGGCGTGGACGTGCAGGGCGAGCAGCTCAGTTGCGTCATCATCGACCGCCTGCCGTTCGCCGTGCCGGGCGACCCGGTGGTGGCCGCGCGCATCCGCGCCATCGACGAGGAGGGTGGCAACGCCTTCCTCGACTACCAGGTGCCTTCCGCCGTCATCACCCTCAAACAGGGCTTCGGCCGCCTGATCCGTTCGCTCGACGATCGCGGCCTGCTGGTGCTGCTGGATAATCGCGTGCTGCGCCAGCG